One window from the genome of Metabacillus flavus encodes:
- a CDS encoding amino acid permease, which yields MPKKQAVHDLQRGLQARHLTMISIGGSIGTGLFLASGTSIYSAGLGGALLAYSIIGIMVYLLMTSLGEMAAYMPVTGSFSTYASKFADPALGFALGWNYWFSWAITLAVETSAAAILMRYWLPDSSSLLWNALFLLLIVGLNLMPVKKYGEAEYWFSMIKVAAIIVFIITGLLMITGILSGQTSGLSGFTAGDAPFHGGPLAILGILMIAGFSFQGTEIVGIVAGESDNPKKNIPIAIKQIFWRILLFYTLAIFVIAMIIPFTDERLMVGDLSNVAMSPFTLVFEKAGIAFAAAVMNAVILTSVLSAGNSGLYAATRMLYVMAKEKKAPSILKKVNKNGVPIFALLLTAFVGMLAFLSSIYSEGTVFLWLLNASGLTGFIAWMGIAVSHYRFRKGYLSQGNKLEDLPYKAKWYPLGPILAGLLCLFIILGQNYQAFTGGPIDWHGILVTYIGLPIFIGAWIGHKVICKTKWVTPEKMDLKP from the coding sequence ATGCCAAAAAAACAGGCAGTCCATGATTTGCAGAGAGGACTTCAAGCAAGGCATTTAACGATGATCTCAATTGGCGGAAGTATTGGAACAGGACTTTTTCTAGCGAGCGGTACCTCCATTTATTCCGCCGGACTAGGCGGTGCCCTGCTTGCCTACTCCATTATCGGAATCATGGTGTACCTGCTCATGACAAGTCTTGGGGAAATGGCCGCCTATATGCCGGTAACGGGCTCTTTCAGTACGTATGCTTCAAAATTTGCCGATCCAGCCCTCGGATTTGCACTGGGCTGGAATTATTGGTTCAGCTGGGCCATCACACTCGCCGTTGAAACATCGGCCGCAGCCATCTTGATGAGGTACTGGCTGCCGGATTCTTCCTCGCTCCTGTGGAACGCCCTGTTTCTGCTTTTGATTGTAGGATTGAATCTGATGCCGGTGAAAAAATACGGGGAAGCCGAATACTGGTTTTCTATGATTAAAGTGGCAGCCATCATCGTGTTTATCATTACGGGACTGCTGATGATCACTGGCATTCTTTCAGGACAAACCTCAGGACTGAGCGGCTTCACCGCGGGGGATGCGCCCTTCCACGGCGGACCGCTTGCCATCCTGGGAATCCTGATGATCGCCGGGTTCTCCTTCCAGGGAACCGAAATCGTTGGCATCGTCGCAGGAGAAAGTGATAATCCAAAAAAGAACATCCCAATCGCAATCAAACAAATTTTCTGGAGAATCCTTCTTTTTTACACGCTGGCGATTTTTGTCATTGCGATGATCATTCCCTTCACGGACGAACGCCTGATGGTGGGTGATCTAAGCAACGTCGCCATGAGCCCGTTCACACTCGTATTTGAAAAAGCCGGCATCGCCTTTGCCGCGGCGGTCATGAATGCAGTCATCCTGACATCTGTCCTGTCAGCCGGAAACTCCGGCCTATACGCAGCCACACGGATGCTGTACGTAATGGCAAAGGAGAAAAAAGCCCCATCCATATTGAAAAAAGTAAACAAAAACGGGGTGCCGATTTTCGCTCTGCTGCTGACGGCATTCGTCGGAATGCTCGCCTTCCTAAGCTCCATCTACAGCGAAGGAACCGTCTTCCTCTGGCTCCTGAACGCATCCGGACTAACCGGTTTTATCGCCTGGATGGGAATAGCAGTCAGCCATTACCGGTTCAGAAAAGGATATCTCTCTCAAGGAAACAAACTGGAGGACCTTCCTTATAAAGCAAAATGGTATCCACTTGGACCCATCCTGGCCGGCCTGCTCTGCCTATTCATTATCCTTGGCCAAAACTATCAAGCCTTCACAGGCGGACCAATCGACTGGCATGGAATCCTTGTCACCTATATCGGCCTCCCGATATTTATCGGAGCATGGATTGGACATAAAGTCATCTGCAAAACAAAATGGGTCACACCGGAAAAAATGGATCTAAAACCGTAG
- a CDS encoding GAF domain-containing sensor histidine kinase, protein MNLDERRINELKTLKTIAEKLNEGNELSILLPDVLKELVLLADMKTGWIFLVDDQGNHSLAADYSLPEALMYEEKKPMCGESCWCMDRFRSGRLTQAANILSCQRIEEAIEHKYGDTEGVTHHATVPLSAGGERFGLLNIASPGKTHFSDEELALLESVAFQIGSAIKRIQLAENEQKLALIAERNRLAQDLHDSVNQLLFSISLTAGGMKEMTGEPKLKEMLTYVQDLSQEALSEMKSLIWQLKPSGLERGLTCALKQYAEMLGLTVHCAVKGVSNLSPKIEVMLWRIGQEALNNIRKHAGVDGASLIFSRSKDKVQLVIKDKGRGFHCTKSSSDLPSLGLQGMKRRAEQLNGTFFIRSKPGAGTTIQVTIPLKGAEMP, encoded by the coding sequence ATGAACCTGGATGAAAGACGGATAAATGAATTAAAAACGCTGAAAACGATTGCAGAGAAGCTGAATGAGGGCAATGAACTTTCCATTCTCCTTCCTGATGTATTAAAGGAGCTCGTTTTATTGGCTGATATGAAGACAGGCTGGATTTTCCTTGTTGACGATCAAGGAAATCATTCGCTTGCTGCTGATTATTCATTGCCGGAAGCCCTTATGTACGAGGAAAAGAAACCAATGTGCGGTGAGAGCTGCTGGTGTATGGATCGTTTTCGAAGCGGCCGTTTGACGCAGGCTGCGAATATTTTAAGCTGTCAGAGAATTGAAGAAGCGATTGAACATAAATATGGTGATACCGAGGGCGTTACTCACCATGCAACTGTCCCGTTAAGTGCAGGGGGAGAGAGGTTTGGTCTGCTTAATATCGCATCACCGGGTAAGACGCATTTTTCTGATGAGGAGCTTGCTTTGTTAGAATCGGTTGCCTTTCAAATCGGGTCGGCGATTAAGCGGATCCAGCTTGCTGAGAATGAACAGAAGCTGGCCCTCATTGCAGAGAGAAACCGTCTTGCCCAGGATCTTCATGACTCGGTCAATCAGCTGCTCTTTTCGATTTCCCTGACAGCGGGCGGGATGAAGGAGATGACTGGGGAGCCGAAGCTTAAAGAAATGCTTACCTATGTGCAGGATTTGTCTCAGGAAGCCTTGTCTGAAATGAAATCGCTTATTTGGCAGCTAAAGCCTTCAGGATTGGAGAGGGGATTAACCTGTGCTCTTAAGCAATATGCTGAAATGCTTGGACTTACAGTTCATTGTGCGGTTAAAGGAGTCAGTAATCTTTCGCCTAAAATAGAGGTGATGCTCTGGAGAATCGGACAGGAAGCGCTGAACAACATTAGAAAACATGCAGGGGTTGATGGCGCGTCATTAATTTTTTCCAGATCAAAAGATAAGGTACAGCTTGTGATTAAGGATAAGGGGCGCGGATTTCATTGCACGAAGTCATCCTCTGATCTTCCTTCACTCGGTTTGCAGGGCATGAAACGGAGAGCTGAGCAGCTGAACGGAACATTTTTCATCCGGAGCAAGCCAGGGGCAGGGACCACTATACAAGTAACCATTCCATTAAAGGGAGCTGAAATGCCATGA
- a CDS encoding NADPH-dependent FMN reductase, producing the protein MNVLVLSGGPRKHGRSAIAAKCIAENHKTDLIDLSQFALPLFTGEESQAADSQVKKLKEAAEKADGFVLLSPEYHGGIAGALKNALDFLNSGYFAQKPVALVSVAGGGKGGINTLNQMRTIMRALYANTIAKQLVLDPHCFDMEAKALNAEPAGLVNELMDELALYLEISKQIKKP; encoded by the coding sequence ATGAACGTATTAGTACTAAGCGGCGGACCGAGGAAACACGGCCGTTCAGCCATTGCGGCAAAATGCATAGCGGAAAACCACAAAACGGATCTAATTGATCTGTCCCAGTTTGCTCTGCCGCTTTTTACGGGAGAAGAAAGTCAGGCAGCCGATTCTCAAGTGAAAAAGCTGAAAGAGGCGGCTGAAAAAGCAGATGGCTTCGTGCTGCTATCCCCTGAATACCACGGGGGAATAGCCGGTGCTCTAAAAAATGCTCTCGATTTTCTGAACAGTGGTTATTTTGCCCAAAAACCGGTTGCTTTAGTATCAGTAGCTGGCGGAGGAAAAGGCGGAATCAATACACTGAACCAAATGAGAACCATCATGCGGGCGCTCTACGCCAATACGATTGCCAAGCAGCTCGTTTTGGACCCCCATTGCTTTGATATGGAAGCAAAGGCTTTAAATGCAGAACCTGCGGGGCTGGTAAATGAGCTAATGGATGAACTGGCTCTTTATTTGGAAATTTCAAAGCAAATCAAAAAGCCGTAA
- a CDS encoding YhdB family protein codes for MNTVDYDKALYYTHRSQWDNLLILMVRTHDDFLSKKIEHFLHAYNFEHDYTMIEQNLYTLLRYIDHAAHPEIQEHAVPLT; via the coding sequence TTGAATACCGTTGATTATGATAAAGCTTTATATTACACGCACCGTTCCCAGTGGGACAATTTGCTGATCTTAATGGTGCGGACCCACGATGATTTTCTTTCAAAAAAAATTGAACATTTTTTGCATGCTTATAATTTTGAGCATGACTACACCATGATCGAACAGAACCTTTACACATTGCTTCGATACATCGATCATGCTGCACATCCGGAAATCCAGGAACATGCTGTTCCTTTAACATAG
- a CDS encoding DUF3889 domain-containing protein, translated as MKSRFWLNALALILFAVFCIDSAGVYFHKEEMLKEEGEYALQAVQGSFPDAAIRTFSYKGRKTSGREAMDFYRVEAAVKNRHPLVLIVEVTVNPQTSEPKRAHVKKL; from the coding sequence TTGAAATCCCGATTTTGGCTGAATGCATTGGCTTTGATTTTATTTGCTGTATTTTGTATAGACTCTGCTGGAGTTTATTTTCATAAAGAAGAAATGCTGAAGGAGGAAGGGGAGTATGCCCTTCAAGCTGTTCAGGGGAGTTTTCCTGATGCGGCCATTCGTACATTTTCCTATAAAGGGCGAAAAACCTCCGGACGCGAGGCTATGGATTTTTATCGGGTGGAAGCAGCGGTAAAAAACCGTCATCCCCTTGTTCTGATCGTTGAAGTGACAGTCAATCCTCAAACAAGTGAACCGAAAAGAGCACACGTAAAAAAGCTTTGA
- a CDS encoding alpha/beta hydrolase, whose product MFHDTEKKLISLFVQKEWDEAYALILQDEPNHPGKLHKFSFWKACLLCIKNEPDEAMATLQSAFDKGFWWNPDLLMGDQDLSPLQGRKAFEELIYECEHRKKQAINEARPLVEFHGNQDPSTAVVVLHGRGGNMEDTIPYWINEMSVRDCLFAFLQSSQAAGYDAYGWDDHEQTASEIKAIVSKIIKDYPDVERVILAGFSQGGKTAIKHVLSGELERTKEFYAVVPAIREEDLHINGESDTSGWIVTGTEDPFYEDTKKMKQYLDKKKITCEWIEYEEMAHTYPENFPELFQKSIQSKKVTR is encoded by the coding sequence ATGTTTCATGATACCGAGAAAAAGCTGATTTCATTATTTGTGCAAAAGGAATGGGATGAAGCCTATGCACTGATTTTACAGGATGAGCCGAACCATCCCGGTAAGCTGCACAAATTCAGCTTCTGGAAAGCATGCCTTCTTTGCATAAAAAATGAGCCGGATGAAGCGATGGCCACCTTGCAGAGCGCTTTTGACAAAGGCTTTTGGTGGAATCCAGATTTGCTGATGGGTGATCAGGATTTAAGCCCGCTTCAGGGAAGAAAAGCCTTCGAGGAGCTCATTTATGAATGTGAGCATCGCAAAAAACAGGCGATAAATGAAGCGAGACCGCTCGTAGAGTTTCATGGGAATCAGGATCCTTCAACTGCCGTCGTTGTTCTCCATGGACGTGGCGGGAATATGGAGGATACCATTCCCTATTGGATAAACGAAATGTCAGTACGCGACTGTTTATTCGCATTTCTGCAATCCTCGCAGGCAGCAGGTTATGATGCATACGGCTGGGATGATCATGAACAGACTGCAAGTGAAATAAAAGCAATTGTAAGCAAAATCATTAAAGATTATCCGGATGTGGAGAGGGTTATTCTTGCCGGCTTTTCACAAGGCGGAAAAACTGCCATCAAGCATGTTCTTAGCGGAGAGCTAGAAAGGACGAAGGAATTCTATGCAGTCGTTCCTGCTATTCGCGAGGAAGACCTTCATATAAATGGGGAAAGTGATACCAGTGGCTGGATCGTTACAGGCACAGAGGACCCTTTTTATGAAGATACGAAGAAAATGAAGCAGTATTTAGATAAGAAAAAAATAACATGTGAATGGATTGAATATGAAGAAATGGCTCATACATACCCTGAAAACTTTCCTGAGCTATTTCAAAAATCTATTCAATCAAAAAAAGTCACCCGGTGA